In Dehalococcoidia bacterium, the following proteins share a genomic window:
- a CDS encoding ammonia channel protein codes for MPAQVDSGDTAWVLASAALVMLMTPGLAFFYGGLVREKNALATMMQSFVIIALVSVIWVLWGYSLAFGPDHGGFIGDLSWFGLRNVGSAPAPYAPTVPHLAYMAFQMMFAIIT; via the coding sequence ATGCCCGCGCAGGTGGACAGCGGCGATACGGCCTGGGTGCTGGCCTCGGCTGCCCTGGTGATGCTCATGACCCCAGGCCTGGCCTTCTTCTACGGGGGCCTGGTGCGGGAGAAGAACGCCCTGGCCACCATGATGCAGAGCTTCGTCATCATCGCCCTGGTGAGCGTCATCTGGGTGCTGTGGGGCTACTCCCTGGCCTTCGGGCCCGACCACGGAGGCTTCATCGGCGACCTCTCCTGGTTCGGCCTGCGCAACGTGGGCAGTGCGCCCGCCCCTTACGCCCCCACCGTGCCCCATCTGGCCTATATGGCCTTCCAGATGATGTTCGCCATCATCAC
- the trxB gene encoding thioredoxin-disulfide reductase: MALEYDIVIVGGGPAGLAAGLYAARARRRTALLEKGVIGGQISLTETIENYPGIESIGGFDLAQAMLRQAESYGMETHYLAAKSLEQADGKWLVRTDEEDFLAKAVIITAGADYNRLGVPGEERLTGRGVSYCATCDAAFFKDEEVAVVGGGDAAMDEGLFTARYAAKVYVIHRRDQLRASRILQERAFANPKMHFIWNTVVTEILGEEAVEGARLRNVVTGEETVLPVKAVFIFIGHHPNTDWLKGLVPMDNGGHIVVNEWMETGLPGLFAAGDVRKNAARQVVTSAGDGATAAIAADRYISEHFRE, from the coding sequence ATGGCCCTGGAGTACGACATCGTCATCGTCGGCGGCGGCCCGGCCGGGCTGGCCGCCGGCCTTTATGCTGCCCGCGCCCGACGTCGCACGGCCTTGCTGGAGAAGGGCGTCATCGGCGGCCAGATCTCCCTCACCGAGACCATCGAGAACTACCCCGGCATCGAGAGCATAGGCGGCTTCGACCTGGCCCAGGCCATGCTGCGCCAGGCCGAGAGCTACGGCATGGAGACCCACTATCTGGCCGCCAAGTCCCTCGAGCAGGCCGATGGCAAGTGGCTGGTCCGCACCGACGAGGAGGACTTCCTGGCCAAGGCGGTCATCATCACCGCCGGCGCCGACTACAACCGCCTGGGAGTGCCCGGGGAAGAGCGGCTGACGGGTCGGGGCGTCTCCTACTGCGCCACCTGCGACGCCGCCTTCTTCAAGGACGAGGAGGTGGCAGTAGTGGGAGGCGGCGACGCCGCCATGGACGAGGGCCTCTTCACCGCCCGCTACGCGGCCAAGGTCTATGTCATCCACCGGCGCGATCAGCTGCGAGCCAGCCGGATCCTGCAGGAGCGCGCCTTCGCCAACCCCAAGATGCACTTCATCTGGAACACGGTGGTGACGGAGATCCTGGGCGAGGAGGCAGTGGAAGGAGCGCGCCTGCGCAACGTCGTCACCGGCGAGGAGACGGTCCTGCCGGTGAAGGCGGTGTTCATATTCATCGGCCACCACCCCAACACCGACTGGCTGAAGGGGCTGGTGCCCATGGACAACGGTGGCCACATCGTGGTCAACGAGTGGATGGAGACGGGGCTGCCGGGCCTGTTCGCTGCCGGAGACGTGCGGAAGAACGCTGCCCGTCAGGTGGTCACCTCCGCCGGCGACGGGGCCACGGCAGCCATCGCCGCCGACCGCTACATAAGCGAGCACTTCCGCGAGTAG
- the trxA gene encoding thioredoxin — MAKPKDVTDAEFEQEVLKSDLPVLVDFWAPWCGPCRMVAPIVEELAQEYDGKVKFVKVNTDDNVDTAVRYGIRSIPTLLVFKGGEPVAQVIGFRPKSELKKVLEKALA; from the coding sequence ATGGCCAAGCCTAAGGACGTGACCGACGCCGAGTTCGAGCAGGAGGTCCTCAAGTCCGACCTGCCGGTGCTGGTGGACTTCTGGGCGCCATGGTGCGGCCCCTGTCGCATGGTAGCCCCCATCGTCGAGGAGCTGGCCCAGGAGTACGACGGCAAGGTCAAGTTCGTCAAGGTCAACACCGACGACAACGTGGACACGGCTGTACGCTACGGTATCCGCAGCATCCCCACCCTGCTGGTGTTCAAGGGCGGCGAGCCGGTGGCCCAGGTCATCGGGTTCCGGCCCAAGAGCGAGCTGAAGAAGGTGCTGGAGAAGGCCCTGGCCTAG
- the holA gene encoding DNA polymerase III subunit delta, producing the protein MPLYIFYGQDTFSLREALAQLRERLDADGSLWANTVSLDGARLRPQELLEACQAAPFLGQHRLVVVRGLLGRFQGEGRRRPQALGPWQSLADALPRMPTSTHLVLVEEGPVDASNPLLALLRPHAQVQEFSPISGQDLTRWLARRCRTLGLRLSDRAAALLLQLLGNDLWALASELDKLAAYANGQMVREADVRLLVTPAREASVFDLTAAVSEGRTRDALRLLRELLSQGEEPLGLLVLLHRQCRRLLLARWLSERGAGEGEAARELGLPPWAARRAMVQARRLPLPRLRAAHRRLLEADAAIKRGRMTPEVALETLVYDLAALGSN; encoded by the coding sequence ATGCCACTTTACATCTTCTACGGCCAGGACACCTTCTCCCTGAGGGAGGCGCTGGCCCAGCTGCGCGAGCGGCTGGACGCTGACGGCTCCCTGTGGGCCAACACCGTCTCCCTGGACGGGGCGAGGCTACGGCCACAGGAGCTGCTGGAGGCCTGCCAGGCAGCGCCCTTCCTGGGCCAGCACCGCCTGGTGGTGGTGCGGGGGCTGCTGGGGCGCTTTCAGGGGGAGGGGCGCCGCCGTCCCCAGGCGCTGGGCCCGTGGCAGTCCCTGGCCGATGCCCTGCCCCGGATGCCCACCAGCACCCACCTGGTGCTGGTGGAGGAAGGCCCCGTGGACGCCTCCAACCCACTCCTAGCGCTGCTGCGTCCCCATGCCCAGGTTCAGGAATTCAGCCCCATCAGCGGCCAGGATCTGACACGGTGGCTGGCCCGTCGCTGTCGGACCCTGGGGCTGCGCCTGAGCGACCGGGCCGCTGCCCTCCTGCTACAGCTACTGGGCAACGACTTGTGGGCCTTGGCCTCCGAGCTGGACAAGCTGGCAGCCTATGCCAACGGACAGATGGTGCGAGAGGCCGACGTGCGCTTACTGGTGACGCCGGCGCGAGAGGCCAGCGTTTTCGACCTGACGGCCGCCGTCTCGGAAGGGCGCACTCGCGACGCCCTGCGCCTGCTGCGCGAGCTCCTCTCGCAGGGAGAGGAGCCTCTGGGGCTGCTGGTCCTCCTCCACCGGCAGTGCCGTCGGCTGCTGCTGGCCCGCTGGCTATCGGAGAGGGGAGCGGGGGAGGGAGAGGCGGCGCGGGAGCTGGGGCTGCCGCCCTGGGCCGCCCGGCGGGCTATGGTCCAGGCCCGTCGCCTGCCCCTGCCACGGCTGAGGGCCGCCCACCGCCGCCTCCTGGAGGCCGATGCCGCCATCAAGCGGGGCAGGATGACACCAGAGGTGGCCCTGGAAACGCTGGTCTACGACCTGGCCGCTCTGGGCAGCAACTAG
- a CDS encoding aspartate kinase → MALIVQKYGGTSVADAERIKHVARRVAARRQQGDDLVVVVSAMGDTTDQLIELAHQVSPEPEARELDLLLSTGEVVSCTLLAMALKALGCPAVALTGAQAGIGTDRRYGRARILRVDPSRIRAHLAEGRVAVVAGFQGITDEMDITTLGRGGSDTTAVALAAALGAERCEIYTDVEGIYTADPRIEPRARKLERISYEEMLELASQGARVMHSRAVELGWAYGVPIYVASSFSDAPGTLICEGGEEMEQRNRVMGIAHDSDVGRITIRGVPDRPGIAAAIFGPLAEAGISVDTIVQNASVERLTDLTFTVSRADLKRAAELVTPIAQEIGASAVLTDDHLAKVSVVGAGMQSAPGYAARMFRALYEAGINIELITTSEIRITCLIDASRVADAVRALHRAFELEQG, encoded by the coding sequence ATGGCCCTCATTGTGCAGAAATACGGTGGCACCTCGGTGGCCGACGCCGAGCGCATCAAGCACGTGGCCCGGCGGGTGGCCGCTCGTCGACAGCAGGGCGACGACCTGGTGGTGGTGGTCTCGGCCATGGGCGATACCACCGACCAGCTCATCGAGCTGGCCCACCAGGTCAGCCCCGAGCCGGAGGCGCGGGAGCTGGACCTCCTCCTTTCGACCGGTGAGGTGGTCTCCTGCACTCTCCTGGCCATGGCCCTCAAGGCCCTGGGCTGTCCGGCGGTGGCCCTCACCGGCGCCCAGGCGGGCATCGGCACCGACCGCCGCTATGGCCGCGCCCGCATCCTGCGAGTGGACCCGAGCCGCATCCGCGCGCACCTGGCCGAGGGGCGGGTGGCGGTGGTAGCCGGCTTTCAGGGCATCACCGACGAGATGGACATCACCACCCTGGGGCGGGGCGGCTCCGACACCACGGCCGTGGCCCTGGCGGCCGCCCTGGGCGCCGAACGGTGCGAGATCTACACCGACGTGGAGGGCATCTACACCGCCGATCCCCGCATCGAGCCCCGTGCCCGCAAGCTGGAGCGCATCTCTTACGAGGAGATGCTGGAGCTGGCCAGCCAGGGCGCCCGCGTCATGCACAGCCGCGCCGTGGAGCTGGGCTGGGCATACGGGGTGCCTATCTATGTCGCCTCCAGCTTCAGCGACGCCCCCGGCACCCTCATATGCGAAGGCGGTGAGGAGATGGAGCAGCGCAACCGGGTCATGGGCATCGCCCACGACAGCGACGTAGGCCGCATCACCATCCGCGGCGTCCCCGATCGTCCGGGCATCGCCGCCGCCATCTTTGGCCCCCTGGCCGAGGCGGGCATCAGCGTGGACACCATCGTCCAGAACGCCAGCGTGGAGCGCCTGACCGACCTCACCTTCACCGTCTCCCGCGCCGACCTGAAGCGGGCGGCTGAACTGGTGACCCCCATAGCGCAGGAGATCGGGGCCAGCGCCGTCCTCACCGACGACCACCTGGCCAAGGTGAGCGTGGTGGGGGCGGGGATGCAGAGCGCCCCGGGCTACGCGGCGCGCATGTTCCGCGCCCTTTACGAGGCGGGCATCAACATCGAGCTCATCACCACCAGCGAGATCCGCATTACCTGCCTGATAGATGCCTCGCGGGTCGCCGATGCGGTCCGTGCCCTGCACCGGGCCTTCGAACTGGAGCAGGGCTAG
- the thrB gene encoding homoserine kinase — protein MPPRRVQVRVPATSANLGPGFDCLGLALDLWGTLTITVAEAPSSQDGMGRLAAEAAGRLFASRGRSLPPLHVTYDGGVPVARGLGASAVARAGGLLAASALLGEAPDPHALLPLAAELEGHADNAAPALLGGFQIAVRRDDGSYLCMGFPPPPGLRAVLFVPRQELPTAEARRVLPDQVPRADAVYNVGRAALLAAALASGRLEHLREATRDRLHQPYRASLFPALMPLMEAAQEAGALGAYLSGAGPTVCALARGGEQRIAAAMREAARRLGVEGEAIVTEPTARGAHLVAVED, from the coding sequence ATGCCCCCGCGGCGAGTGCAGGTCCGCGTCCCTGCCACCAGCGCCAATCTCGGCCCTGGCTTCGACTGCCTGGGCCTGGCCCTGGACCTCTGGGGCACCCTGACCATCACGGTGGCCGAGGCCCCCTCGTCCCAGGACGGCATGGGGCGCCTGGCCGCCGAGGCGGCCGGACGCCTCTTCGCTAGTCGCGGGCGTTCCCTGCCTCCGCTTCACGTGACCTATGACGGCGGCGTACCGGTGGCCCGTGGCCTGGGGGCCAGCGCCGTGGCCCGGGCGGGCGGCCTGTTGGCCGCCAGTGCCCTGCTGGGCGAGGCACCGGACCCTCATGCCCTGCTGCCCCTGGCGGCGGAGCTGGAGGGGCATGCCGATAACGCTGCCCCTGCCCTGCTGGGGGGCTTCCAGATAGCTGTGCGGCGCGACGACGGCTCCTACCTGTGCATGGGCTTCCCGCCCCCGCCCGGCCTGCGGGCCGTCCTGTTCGTCCCTCGCCAGGAGCTGCCCACGGCCGAGGCCCGTCGCGTCCTGCCCGATCAGGTACCTCGGGCCGATGCCGTCTACAACGTCGGACGGGCGGCCCTGCTGGCCGCTGCCCTGGCCTCAGGGAGGCTGGAGCACCTGCGGGAAGCTACCCGCGACCGCCTGCACCAGCCTTACCGGGCCAGTCTGTTTCCGGCCCTGATGCCCCTCATGGAGGCCGCGCAGGAGGCGGGCGCCCTGGGCGCCTATCTGTCGGGGGCCGGGCCGACCGTGTGCGCTCTGGCTCGTGGCGGGGAGCAGCGTATAGCGGCGGCCATGCGAGAAGCAGCCCGACGCCTGGGTGTGGAAGGGGAGGCCATCGTGACAGAGCCCACAGCCAGGGGGGCCCACCTGGTGGCGGTGGAGGACTGA
- a CDS encoding Vms1/Ankzf1 family peptidyl-tRNA hydrolase codes for MKFKGAVKRFLRQEPEGRWVQALEREEERISSFLERWRDGGRGLVVFSCTPADIWEVVPLEKAAIPTHVSVDTVPDLSILARVADEYPRLLTVVVQRDRARIYLAELGRLQNVERLRTLVPGQHDEGGWAQARYQRHVEEHVERHLRRVVKELQEIRQETGFNRLVVAGPHEVATRFLELLPADLHRLVIGRTHVDVKHESDDEVLQDAHRVWRQHEREMEKRLVQELLDEAQGGGRAVMGFDQTIDALLQDRVRMLVMADGITRDGSACDSCGFFAARDLQECPVCGSEAFPTDIVERAIERAYLTQDAAVEVVFDEAREWLLARGGVGAFLRY; via the coding sequence ATGAAGTTCAAGGGCGCTGTGAAGCGTTTCCTGCGCCAAGAGCCTGAGGGGCGCTGGGTGCAGGCGCTGGAGCGGGAGGAGGAGCGTATCTCCTCCTTTCTGGAGAGGTGGCGGGACGGCGGGCGCGGGCTGGTGGTGTTTTCATGCACTCCCGCCGACATCTGGGAGGTCGTGCCGTTGGAGAAGGCTGCGATCCCCACACACGTCTCCGTTGACACGGTCCCCGACCTCTCCATCCTGGCACGGGTGGCCGACGAATATCCTCGCCTGCTGACGGTGGTAGTGCAGCGCGACCGTGCCCGCATCTACCTGGCCGAGCTGGGTCGCCTGCAGAACGTGGAGCGGTTGCGCACCCTGGTGCCAGGCCAGCACGACGAGGGCGGCTGGGCACAGGCCCGTTACCAGCGCCACGTGGAGGAACATGTGGAGCGCCATCTCCGCCGGGTCGTGAAGGAGCTGCAGGAGATCAGGCAGGAGACGGGATTCAATCGCCTGGTGGTGGCCGGCCCCCATGAAGTGGCGACCCGCTTCCTGGAGCTGCTGCCCGCTGACCTGCACCGACTGGTCATCGGCAGGACCCACGTCGACGTGAAGCATGAGTCGGACGACGAGGTTCTGCAGGACGCCCACCGCGTCTGGCGGCAACACGAGCGCGAGATGGAGAAGCGTCTGGTGCAGGAGCTGCTGGACGAGGCACAGGGCGGCGGTAGAGCCGTCATGGGATTCGATCAGACCATCGATGCCCTTCTGCAGGACCGGGTGCGCATGCTGGTGATGGCCGACGGCATCACCAGGGACGGCTCCGCCTGCGATTCTTGCGGCTTCTTCGCGGCCCGAGACCTCCAGGAGTGCCCCGTCTGTGGTAGCGAGGCCTTCCCCACTGACATAGTCGAGAGAGCGATAGAGAGGGCTTACCTCACTCAGGATGCCGCGGTGGAGGTAGTCTTCGACGAGGCCCGCGAGTGGCTCCTGGCGCGCGGCGGCGTGGGCGCCTTCCTCCGCTACTAG
- the tmk gene encoding dTMP kinase — translation MPPEGLLVTLEGGEGAGKSFQARALGRRLRELGVPYLLTYEPGATELGLRLRELLMDSSLDISPWTELFLFAADRAQHVQEVLRPALAAGQVVLCERFNDSTIAYQGYGRGLPLATVREVCLGAAGGLVPRLTFLLDVPPEVGLARKMGDDDRFRHEALEFHRRVREGYLELARQEPRRIVAVDATLPPQQVTDLLWEHLLGLLPPR, via the coding sequence ATGCCCCCCGAGGGCCTGCTGGTGACGCTGGAGGGGGGCGAGGGGGCTGGCAAGTCCTTCCAGGCCCGCGCCCTGGGACGTCGGCTGCGGGAGCTGGGGGTGCCTTACCTCCTGACCTACGAGCCGGGCGCCACCGAGCTGGGGCTGCGCCTGCGAGAGCTGTTGATGGACTCCTCCCTGGACATCTCGCCCTGGACGGAGCTGTTCCTCTTCGCCGCCGACCGTGCGCAGCACGTGCAGGAGGTGCTGCGTCCCGCCCTGGCGGCGGGCCAGGTGGTGCTGTGCGAGCGCTTCAACGACTCGACCATCGCCTACCAGGGCTACGGTCGGGGCCTGCCGCTGGCGACGGTGCGGGAGGTATGCCTCGGCGCTGCCGGGGGCCTGGTGCCCCGTCTGACCTTCTTGCTGGACGTTCCGCCGGAGGTAGGTCTCGCCCGCAAGATGGGCGACGATGACCGCTTTCGGCACGAGGCTTTGGAATTTCACCGCCGCGTGCGGGAGGGATACTTGGAGCTGGCCCGCCAGGAGCCCCGACGCATAGTGGCCGTGGATGCCACCCTGCCCCCGCAGCAGGTGACTGACCTCCTCTGGGAGCACTTGCTGGGCCTCCTGCCCCCCCGTTAG